taactttaatttttcttgaagagttatatatatatatatatatatatatatatatatatatatatatatatatatataaattcaccTTGTTAATCTTACTGCTCAAAATGAGACCTGTACAAGCCATCTTGCTAATCTTACTGCACAAAATGAGACTTATACCAATTACATTGTTgactttatttcaaaaaataaggcTCAAATATGCCATCCTAATCATCCCAGTATTAAAACCTTtcttagtcaactctttggcaaagaggaaatccattcaatgaataaaaagactataatgggtactgatcATGCTAGATTGAGTCTTAAGACCCAATCTTTGTTAAAAAgtgttgttgccaacttgcccACAGAAGTACAAtcctgtatttttgaaagcaagacTATGACCAGAGATCCTGATCTTTGGTTCAAATGTTTTAAAACTCTTGTTACAATTACTCCTGATCTTGTTCACTCAAATGATCCTGATAATACTCAAAACAGGTTGGAATGAGAAAAATGCTTTGGCAGTAGTCTCAGAGTTCATGAGATGAATCATCCTTTTCCTGGTCTTTTGATTAACTACAAAGAtggttcatatatatatatatatatatatatatatatatatatatatatatatatatatatatatatatatatatatatcagactCTTATAGCTGGCATAAAATTTTGGCTAATAATGTTCTTTACACACTAACTTTAATAGTTTAGCAAATAATAGGAAATTGCTTCACACACACTTTggattaaacaaacaaaaagaccTCACTCTACATAGAATGAGATTCGTTCCATTTCACTTTAAATGGAGAgaattcatttcaaaattaaaaatttattttctagatttAACAACAAACAATATGAAAGTTCATTTggtgtgtaaaacactagtgaatgtttagaccctcAATTTCAAAATGATCAACAAAAGCTTATACTCAAACAATATTTGTGCGGAATAATAAGTACAAGCTATATTCAAACAAccaaactactctaagccataatgTAATCACAATACAACagcaattaaaaacaaagagtaagggttagagagatgcaaatacaagataacaccggcaCGTATTATAGAAGTGGAAACTGAAAaactcgacgaaaaacctctccgccgccctccaagcggtaaaatgATCTACTAGAAAATCaattgggatacatgaataacaatagaccctccaagcctaatctatccGATAcacttaagccctccaagcttcttgcccTAATAGAGTTAAGCCTAactttgtcttctctaacttaccGTATCCCGGAATAAGCCCATTGCACCAACCAAATTAATTGGTCATCTCTGAACtacttcccaagcaccaaataatCTTCTCACTGATATGAATATggtgaggtaaggatttggctaaagctcctctcaagggtatgtcaTTAGAGATGGTGatagtagaggaatttgaagagtcaaatgtataagattgtggatgaatcaatcttgttgTTCTTtggggtttctctctcaaaattctcttaaaattttctgtacatttcgtgggtataagggtatttatagtagggtatgagaaggaatgaaaagtaattttttgcAAAACAGGAAACTTTGGCGAATGACTCGCGACTGGTActacaacaaaatatattttcagtgacgaaaatattttgtcaccaaaaacactttagtttattaaatcatatttagtaacgaataatttcgtcactaaaactattttcaggtacatatagtgacaaaaagttcgtcactaaaagtagTTATAAGAAAATCCAGGCACATATAGCGACAAAAATTTTCCTATTGCAAGTTTCAGTCGCCAACTAACAAAAAAGCCAGACTGTattttttgtcctgtagtgatTCAGCTATCATGACTCGTCAACttcttgcatgcttcacatgtgTGACACTTCTGGCAAGTCACCACTCGCAAGTCAGTTGCGAGTTCCAATCTCGAGAATGCTCTTGAATGCATACACTTGatcaattcttcacactctctcacacacaatcTTTACAATATTTCCATCTAAATACAAGGTTTTTAATTGctgaattacaagaaaatttgtcacggaataaagctaacacatgattgaataaattcaatcttacaCAATATAttacgttatttaaaattttaaataatgattATTAGATATTCatttaaaagtttaatttttaatctaaaccataatatgtatttattttaaatgaagagGACACACCCATTTAAAATGCAGTATATATGTTTTATATTAACTATACACGTATTATGGCcccttttaattctttttcgtTCCTTAGGTTGACTCGGAGTCGGGGTATATATGTGAAATGCATGCCATGACAATGCTGGCAGAGCTCTTGTATAAATATATGAGAACTCTAGTGCCATAACCACAAAACTAGCGAGAAAGCCTTCTTCTTTATCTCATCATCATGGctccttttctttctatccCATCAATTCTCACCACCATCAAGTTATTCctgttattttcattttttgtgggGATGGTCTATACTCAGTTGTCCCCTACTTTCTATGCAACATCATGCCCTAATGCCCTTTCCACCATTAAATCAGCTGTAGACTCTGCAGTGTCAAGTGAGCCACGCATGGGAGCATCCTTGCTCCGTCTTCACTTTCATGACTGCTTTGTTAATGCAAgtcctctatctctctctctctctctctctcatgaattCTTTGTTTTTAGAACTCACCGACATCTTTAAGTTATATGTTTGACTTCTCAAGGTTTTATACGTATTCATGTGCGTGTGTTTTTTCTCACTTATTTCGCATTACCTCATATCAAGATTTTctcttattattttgtttttggtcctGTTTTCCCTTGCTCCTTCTTGCCTAGAGTTGTTGATGCTATGAGGAAGGATGATTGCTCTTAATTGCATTGTGTTTCAAATAACAATGTtagaatcataatttttttccatgATATATTAAGATGATAAATTGTGATCGGAGAAATGTCACTTCATATAGGTCTATTAgtaatactatttttatccactaatcacaacaaatcatataactcagttgttaaaaaattatatagatatattatttaattgatagaGACAACTTTGGAATAAAAGCTATGGGACCAAATGTCGCTAAAGATTCCTGCAAAATAATTGCAAAATTTGCAATGGCTTCTTTATGCATAATAATCTAACTGTACGTCAAGACACTGATGGCTAACATAGGCTAGCTAGCCTCTTAAATCTTAATAAAAGAGATTGTAGCAGTCCCGGGTTCAAGTTCGTCACTTTTGGCCAGGCTGCTTGCTTAGTTTTATATTTCACATTCTATATATTGACATAATAATATTGTATTATAAGCCATATAATGTCATTTAGTCCTTCGTATGTTGAGGCAtgtaaccatatatatatatatatatatatatatatatataggtgcaTTTCTAGGAAGGATTGATACTGTAGACTATAGTTGCtgtaaaattttattgcataaaacttataaactattgtcttaacttttaaatacacaaatatatatatatatatatatatattgtaaatcttttgtaataaaaattaataataactttaaTACTTTCTTTTGTGATGAGACACACGATATAATTCTTTTAACgcaacataaataaataaataaataatgagttTGAATAACATTATATAACAGGGGTGTGATGCATCGGTTCTCTTAGACGACAATTCAACTTTCACCGGAGAAAAAACAGCGGGTCCTAACAATAATTCACTAAGGGGATTTGATGTAGTAGACACTATCAAATCTCAATTGGAAAATATTTGTCCTGGTGTTGTGTCTTGTGCTGACATTTTAGCCGTTGCTGCAAGAGATTCTGTTGTTGCAGTAAGAAAAAGTCACAACTTCACATTATttatgaatttcaatttgaaccATAATATTATAGGGAAATCAACATCATGTTGTTTTGCTGTTATTTTCATCATATTATTTGTTTCATTCAGCTGGGTGGGACTAATTGGACGGTTCAATTGGGTAGAAGAGACTCTACCACTGCAAATGTAACTGCTGCTAATTCCAACATCCCTGCTCCAACATTGAATCTTAGTGGCCTTCTCAGTGCCTTCTCAAACAAAGGTTTAACCGCCAAAGAATTGGTGGCCCTATCAGgtattggtttaattttttaaatccttAAATCTTTTATGCCTTTAGAAAGGgatccttattttttttgataatcgcAAAATGAGTAGAGAGGGGAGGGGCAACCTAAGTTGGCGTTTTTCACCTGGACGTGACCATAATGACATTCTATTCGCTAAGCCCAAGCACTCCTCATAAATTGaccaaactttatttttataatttgttcaGGATCTCACACGATAGGCCAAGCAAGGTGCACAGTTTTCCGAACCAGGATCTACAATGAAACCAACATAGATTCTTCATTTGCAACTTCATTGAAATCGAACTGTCCAAGCACTGGTGGTGACAACAATCTTGCCCCTCTAGACTTGACTAGTCCAACATCTTTTGATAATGCTTACTTCAAGAATTTGATAAGCAACAAGGGACTCTTACACTCAGACCAAGAACTCTTTAATGGGGGTTCCACAGATTCCCAAGTTAACGCTTACAGCTCCAACTCCGCAAGCTTTCTAACAGACTTTGCAAACGCAATGGTGAAGATGGGGAACCTTAGCCCACTCACAGGCACAAGCGGCCAAATTAGGAAAAATTGTAGAAAAACCAACTAAGTCAAGTCAATGGAGTGTGCCTGTTTGAGGATTCATTTCATTGTTGTTGCTATTGCTagtaaacaaaattttcatagtcattgatgtgacaaattatagtttatgtataataaaaattgtgaaaagtTTTGAATATCTATTATTGTTATATCAAATATATGGGCATTTGTTCAACTTAAAATGCTCCCTAGTCTTGTTATATTGAaagtgatatattttttttttacaacaaaaatataataaaaataagagaattcAACAAATAATATGTAGCtagataatatttaaaataaacaacaattgAGACTGCAAAGAAACTCAATTAAGAGAGAGCAAGCAAAGTTTAACCTTAACAACAATCCAATGGATAAGTCCATTAATTCAACTGATGTATGTAAATTTAAGATGCATCAAGTCCAAAACACTCCAATATTTTGACAAATTGATCCAATTTCCTCAGATAAGTGTTAAGGGGTAACTACAATTCCAAATAATGAACAAAATGACCAAGTGACTACTatggcaagttggcaacatACTCTTTTAGAccccttttttttcctactttatTAGGGGAAGTGAGGAAGCCATTGGAAATATATTCGGTTTATGGGCAACTGGAAACTCCAAAAAAATACATAGACAAAATTTAACGGATTTATCTTGTAGTGGGAGGCCGAGAGAGTCTATCAACTGTGACTCCTATCCTCTAGCTAAGCTTCAAAGGCCCAATTTTTTGGGCAAGCTAGGATAGTGGCTCAGGGTGACAATCACGCccaatttgtgtgtgtgtgtgtgtgtgtggcggCTTTGCAAAGAAGCCAACCAAGCCTGAAAATCATACAAAGTGTTCGAAGCAgacattttactttttagattCTAAATTTAAGCATCTTCTCCAGCTAGGGTTAGTGTTGCAAGACAATTACGAGCTTAAATTGTAAATCAAATTAGTGATTGGGGAAGCTAATCAGCGTGCATTCCACGTAACTTTGTTTAGTTAGGCCCAAAGTTAAACTAAGTCCATATAGGGTAACTGTATCATTATCAATTTTGTAAGGCTACCACCCATATATAGCTAATAGCAGTGTCAATTAATTAATGGACAAAGTTTCTTTCCAACCCTTCAAACTtccactaaaaaattaaaatgactaTAGACCTTATGGTTATATCATTATATGCCAATACTATAGAGTTATTTAGACCCTTTAAACACAATTAGATTAACCTACTTAACAAGCTAAGTTATTACTTAgaccaaattccagatctaggttaacacaatcatataatcatatcaatgtaaagtacggaatataaaaaacacaaagatatgatgacccaagaaaaccaaatcggtaaaaaacctggggaggatttaacctagctatcatcaaggtaaacctgaatccactatgaaagaattgaagtttgtacaatagcgacttagaccactaacatcctattgctacccaccagtggaaaacttactgacacgaccacatgcaagctccgagaccacagactccttctttcttggattttccagcaagtacaagcactcccgcttgtgtatctttaagctcttatggcagcaactgaatgatcatcaagctctcaaagaaatctccttcttgataatcctaaactTGTGTGAAAGCAAgcacctctcaaatctcacaagagattcacacaaacagcaatatgagcaacctcaaaaacgtgactagggttttcCTTTCATACctaaggcaaaacataaaaccctacacatcatatgggcttagggctgagttggaaattttgcagaaaaaacaatttgcatgacttttgatcggtcgagtctaattctagATCGATCGAGCCAtgcagatttacacagtaacttctgcagttaactcgatttcAACTTTACATGAATgtcatactttgagcaagtctaaaacaagactaaacacctgttttgatcatgttTTGCCAATAATacacattagagttctaatacattagttcataagtacttagaacctaacagataTGTTTATGGCAAATTGGCAATAGACCTTATGGTTGCCGGTCCATTTCTGTATAGGAATATAGTTAGCCCTTGCCTAAACAAAGTGGGCCTAATCCTCTAGAAAGGGATTTTCctagaaatataataatatattgtgAGATCAAGCAATGAGGATGGCTTAGGTCAATTATGTATACATGTGCCAAATTAGGATATTTTCTATTATCCCACCACCATCAtctcatttatattttatagtaGCTGTTTAAAATTCCTAACGTTGTACCAGATGGcaatct
This genomic stretch from Castanea sativa cultivar Marrone di Chiusa Pesio chromosome 9, ASM4071231v1 harbors:
- the LOC142610965 gene encoding cationic peroxidase 1-like, with amino-acid sequence MAPFLSIPSILTTIKLFLLFSFFVGMVYTQLSPTFYATSCPNALSTIKSAVDSAVSSEPRMGASLLRLHFHDCFVNGCDASVLLDDNSTFTGEKTAGPNNNSLRGFDVVDTIKSQLENICPGVVSCADILAVAARDSVVALGGTNWTVQLGRRDSTTANVTAANSNIPAPTLNLSGLLSAFSNKGLTAKELVALSGSHTIGQARCTVFRTRIYNETNIDSSFATSLKSNCPSTGGDNNLAPLDLTSPTSFDNAYFKNLISNKGLLHSDQELFNGGSTDSQVNAYSSNSASFLTDFANAMVKMGNLSPLTGTSGQIRKNCRKTN